The following are from one region of the Yoonia sp. R2331 genome:
- a CDS encoding putative bifunctional diguanylate cyclase/phosphodiesterase, with product MARHASPSLSLWLIPPATALIFGVVLWADPARFVVPGLQNLSPHAVNSVFGVMMVVLILFPAITLQRTRAMQAKLDALSHLRSHQAARDDPLTGLGNHMALQDALDSPQPVGAGLSFILIDLDHFKAVNAMRGRDVGDQVLIAVAKRLRSAVPAGALLTRIEEDRFAILAPTNSPDFDAASIASQCLAALSDPFSIGPFTIAVSASCGVAQCAAGMMVADILTEAGQALSAAKADGRAQFRFFDAALGLTLEEEASLQSDLIASIDSGGLYCVYQPYFDLPNQRLAGAEMLARWHHPTLGHVPPDRFIRLADKLGLIDKLSDQLLRQACRVAVDWPDDLVLSFNVTPSQFADPHLVPRILRVLDQFGRPPALFEVEVTERALLSDEPRARVLMQELMDAGIRIALDDFGADRSSLSLLTTYPFDRIKIDRHLIRDVDDSPVNRAVIKGLVDIAHTLGMAVTAVGVEHPPELSFLQDFASIRAQGYLLSRPLSATALLAQINSGGPGLSVVPLRA from the coding sequence ATGGCACGTCACGCATCACCCTCTTTGTCATTGTGGCTGATCCCGCCTGCAACGGCGCTGATCTTTGGTGTTGTGCTCTGGGCTGACCCCGCCCGCTTTGTGGTGCCTGGGCTGCAAAACCTCTCACCGCATGCGGTGAACTCTGTGTTCGGGGTGATGATGGTGGTGTTGATCCTGTTTCCCGCAATCACGCTGCAGCGGACGCGGGCGATGCAGGCCAAATTGGATGCGCTGTCACATCTTCGGTCGCATCAGGCAGCCCGTGATGATCCGCTGACCGGTCTTGGCAATCACATGGCCCTGCAGGATGCATTGGACAGCCCGCAACCGGTCGGTGCTGGCCTGTCGTTCATCCTGATTGATCTCGATCACTTCAAGGCGGTGAACGCCATGCGGGGCAGGGACGTGGGTGATCAGGTTCTGATCGCGGTTGCCAAACGGTTGCGCTCTGCTGTGCCGGCGGGCGCGCTTCTGACCCGCATTGAAGAAGACCGCTTTGCAATCCTCGCGCCCACAAACAGCCCTGACTTTGATGCCGCATCCATTGCTTCGCAGTGTCTTGCCGCGCTGTCGGATCCGTTTTCCATCGGCCCCTTCACCATCGCGGTATCGGCCAGTTGCGGTGTGGCGCAATGTGCGGCGGGCATGATGGTCGCCGACATTCTGACAGAGGCGGGGCAGGCCCTGAGTGCTGCAAAGGCCGACGGGCGCGCGCAATTTCGGTTCTTTGACGCGGCCCTTGGCCTGACCCTGGAGGAAGAGGCGTCACTGCAAAGCGACCTGATCGCCTCAATTGACAGTGGCGGGCTCTATTGCGTTTACCAACCCTATTTTGATCTGCCCAACCAACGACTTGCGGGGGCCGAAATGCTCGCGCGTTGGCACCATCCCACCTTGGGGCACGTCCCGCCGGACCGCTTCATTCGCCTTGCCGACAAGTTAGGGCTGATTGACAAACTGTCGGATCAGTTACTGCGACAGGCGTGTCGCGTGGCGGTAGACTGGCCCGATGACCTGGTGCTCAGCTTCAATGTGACACCATCACAATTTGCAGACCCGCACCTTGTGCCGCGTATCCTGCGGGTGCTGGATCAGTTTGGCCGCCCCCCCGCGTTGTTCGAGGTTGAAGTGACCGAACGAGCGCTCTTGTCCGATGAACCGCGGGCGCGCGTCTTGATGCAGGAACTGATGGACGCCGGTATCCGCATCGCACTTGACGATTTTGGGGCTGATCGGTCCAGCTTGTCCCTGCTGACGACCTATCCGTTTGACCGGATCAAGATCGACCGTCACCTGATCCGCGACGTCGACGATAGCCCGGTGAACCGCGCGGTGATCAAAGGGCTCGTCGACATCGCCCATACCTTGGGCATGGCGGTGACGGCGGTTGGTGTGGAACACCCGCCAGAACTGTCTTTCCTGCAGGACTTCGCCTCGATCCGGGCGCAAGGCTATCTGCTTAGCCGTCCGTTGTCTGCAACAGCACTACTGGCGCAGATCAACAGTGGCGGCCCGGGGCTGTCCGTGGTCCCGCTGCGCGCTTAG
- a CDS encoding Lrp/AsnC family transcriptional regulator, whose product MPGTKLDEIDRTILAELQADGRMTNVELAKRVGISAPPCLRRVRTLEEQGFIRGYHADVDARELGFEVQVFAMVGLQSQAEADLSAFEERCHGWPLVRECHMLNGEVDFILKCVAPDLRSFQRFLTEELTSAPNVASVKTSLVIRGAKDEPGVPFDVLEERLAREA is encoded by the coding sequence ATGCCAGGCACCAAGCTGGATGAGATTGACCGGACCATTCTCGCAGAGCTGCAAGCAGACGGGCGGATGACCAACGTCGAACTTGCCAAGCGCGTCGGCATTTCAGCGCCCCCTTGCCTGCGCCGCGTCCGCACGCTGGAAGAACAGGGGTTCATCCGCGGCTATCATGCCGATGTCGACGCCCGCGAACTGGGGTTCGAGGTGCAGGTCTTTGCCATGGTCGGCTTGCAATCCCAGGCCGAGGCGGACCTTTCAGCTTTCGAAGAACGCTGCCATGGCTGGCCGCTCGTGCGTGAATGCCACATGCTGAACGGCGAGGTTGATTTCATCCTCAAATGCGTGGCCCCGGACCTGCGCAGCTTCCAGCGTTTCCTGACCGAAGAACTGACTTCGGCCCCGAATGTGGCAAGCGTCAAGACATCGCTGGTGATCCGTGGCGCCAAGGACGAACCGGGCGTGCCCTTCGACGTTCTCGAAGAGCGCCTCGCGCGCGAGGCATAG
- the trxB gene encoding thioredoxin-disulfide reductase: MTQTQHTKVLIVGSGPAGYAAGVYASRAMLEPMLIQGIEPGGQLTTTTEVENWPGDTEVQGPDLMVRMEAHARAMGCNIVHDIVTDLDLSKRPFTATCDSGAVVTADAVILATGARAKWLGLESEEAFKGFGVSACATCDGFFYRGQEIVVIGGGNTAVEEALFLTNFASKVTLVHRRDELRAEKILQHRLMKNPKIEPLWFHELVEVYGEDNPKGVEGIKVKHTKTGEITDIPCKGVFVAIGHAPASELVKDQLDTHSGGYVVVEPGSTRTAIPGVFAAGDLTDHVYRQAVTSAGMGCMAALDAEKFLAEMEDEGEAVAAE, translated from the coding sequence ATGACCCAGACACAGCACACCAAGGTTCTGATCGTAGGGTCTGGTCCGGCGGGCTATGCCGCAGGGGTCTATGCCAGCCGCGCCATGCTGGAGCCGATGTTGATCCAAGGGATCGAGCCGGGTGGGCAGTTGACCACCACGACAGAGGTTGAAAACTGGCCTGGCGACACCGAAGTCCAGGGCCCTGACCTGATGGTCCGGATGGAGGCGCACGCCCGCGCAATGGGGTGCAATATTGTGCATGATATCGTGACCGATCTGGATCTGAGCAAGCGACCATTTACCGCAACATGCGACAGCGGCGCGGTGGTCACGGCGGATGCGGTCATTCTGGCTACTGGCGCGCGGGCCAAATGGCTGGGGCTGGAAAGCGAAGAGGCGTTCAAGGGGTTCGGTGTCAGCGCCTGTGCGACCTGCGACGGGTTCTTTTACCGCGGGCAGGAAATTGTTGTGATCGGCGGCGGCAACACCGCCGTGGAAGAGGCGCTGTTCCTGACGAATTTCGCCAGCAAGGTGACACTGGTCCATCGTCGCGACGAGTTGCGGGCTGAAAAGATTCTGCAGCATCGCCTGATGAAGAACCCCAAGATCGAACCACTCTGGTTCCACGAGCTGGTAGAAGTGTACGGGGAAGACAACCCCAAGGGTGTCGAAGGTATCAAGGTCAAGCACACCAAGACCGGAGAGATCACGGATATTCCCTGCAAGGGCGTCTTTGTGGCCATCGGCCATGCACCTGCGAGTGAGCTGGTCAAGGATCAGCTGGACACCCATTCGGGCGGCTATGTCGTTGTCGAGCCCGGCAGCACGCGCACCGCGATCCCCGGCGTTTTTGCCGCTGGCGATCTGACCGACCACGTTTACCGGCAGGCGGTCACATCGGCGGGCATGGGCTGTATGGCGGCGCTTGATGCGGAAAAGTTTCTTGCTGAGATGGAAGACGAAGGCGAGGCTGTCGCGGCAGAATGA
- a CDS encoding DUF418 domain-containing protein codes for MTTSQRALMPDYLRIFALFGIVVVNVEGLAFPLATGYPPAADGTFLDALAMWLVRGLALLKSYGLFSFMFGVGLGFLMQSAHRRTLRFGRLYRNRIFGLLLLGVLHGVFFFFGDILVTYAVFGAVLYLFRNWEARRLVKLGGALLAVQIILALPLIYALSGLADDDWTTEVAVLTTGGFWDVVGFRSLTFAVVVPVVLVLQGIGVLGWFCLGLAAVKSGLIDNAAHPLWRRARVWCVGPGVALSLLGASIWHFGVPALGEMLIALAAPIATIGYLGLIAAIARPPGPVTARLLNAGGSSLSIYLGQSIILSTIFAPYGLDMWNAVGPAAAIAIAILVTIGLILFLSIWRIWFRFGPFEWVLRRITYAGTAAPPIPKA; via the coding sequence GTGACCACATCTCAACGTGCATTGATGCCCGACTATCTGCGTATCTTTGCGCTTTTTGGCATTGTTGTTGTCAACGTCGAAGGCCTGGCCTTCCCCCTTGCAACCGGCTATCCGCCCGCGGCTGACGGAACCTTTCTTGACGCGCTGGCGATGTGGTTGGTGCGCGGTTTGGCCTTGCTCAAAAGCTATGGCCTGTTTTCCTTTATGTTCGGCGTTGGACTTGGCTTTCTGATGCAGTCCGCCCACCGGCGCACGCTGCGATTTGGACGTCTTTACCGCAATCGCATTTTCGGGCTTTTGCTGCTGGGTGTGCTGCATGGGGTGTTCTTCTTTTTCGGTGACATTCTGGTGACCTATGCGGTGTTCGGCGCGGTCCTCTACCTCTTTCGAAACTGGGAGGCGCGGCGCTTGGTCAAGCTCGGCGGTGCGTTGCTTGCTGTTCAGATCATTCTGGCACTGCCGCTGATCTACGCGCTGTCTGGTCTGGCGGATGACGATTGGACGACGGAAGTTGCGGTCCTTACCACCGGTGGCTTTTGGGATGTGGTCGGTTTTCGCAGCCTGACCTTTGCCGTGGTTGTGCCGGTTGTCCTCGTGCTGCAGGGGATCGGCGTTTTGGGCTGGTTCTGTCTGGGGTTGGCAGCAGTCAAATCAGGCCTGATCGACAACGCGGCCCACCCGCTGTGGCGACGCGCACGGGTCTGGTGTGTCGGGCCGGGCGTGGCGCTTAGCCTTTTGGGTGCAAGCATCTGGCACTTTGGTGTCCCCGCCTTAGGAGAGATGTTGATAGCCCTTGCCGCCCCCATCGCCACCATCGGCTATCTTGGTCTGATCGCTGCCATCGCGCGCCCACCGGGCCCGGTCACGGCGCGACTGCTGAACGCCGGCGGCTCCAGCCTCAGCATCTACCTTGGCCAGTCGATCATCCTGTCGACCATCTTTGCCCCTTATGGGCTGGACATGTGGAACGCCGTAGGCCCGGCGGCCGCAATTGCCATCGCCATCCTTGTGACCATCGGGCTGATCCTGTTTTTGTCAATTTGGCGTATCTGGTTCCGGTTTGGACCCTTCGAATGGGTCCTGCGGCGGATCACCTATGCAGGCACAGCCGCACCGCCCATTCCTAAGGCATAG
- the lgt gene encoding prolipoprotein diacylglyceryl transferase, whose product MFGAIPFPQIDPVIVQIGPLALRWYALAYVVGIGLGWLLIAAALRRTRLWLNDTPPMAPAKLEDLATYIVLGVIGGGRLGYVLFYRPGHYLQNPLEIPMIWTGGLSFHGGFLGVVFAVWLFSRRHAVSLPALSDIIALAATPAVLLVRIANFINAELWGRPTDVPWGVIFPGVAAQDCPGITGACARHPSQLYEAGLEGLLLGLILLVLAFRFGALKRGWLITGVFFLGYGVSRFVVEFVRQPDDFFQTPDNPLGWRLDFGEWGLTMGQILSTPMILVGLALVFVALRKR is encoded by the coding sequence ATGTTTGGCGCCATTCCTTTCCCTCAGATTGACCCGGTGATTGTCCAGATCGGCCCGCTGGCGTTGCGCTGGTATGCGCTGGCCTATGTGGTGGGGATCGGACTTGGCTGGCTGTTGATTGCCGCCGCCCTGCGCCGCACGCGCCTGTGGCTGAACGACACGCCGCCGATGGCCCCGGCCAAGCTTGAGGATCTGGCGACCTATATTGTGCTGGGTGTGATCGGTGGCGGGCGTCTGGGCTATGTCTTGTTTTATCGGCCCGGCCACTACCTGCAAAACCCGCTGGAAATCCCGATGATCTGGACCGGCGGGCTGTCGTTTCATGGTGGATTTCTGGGTGTCGTCTTTGCCGTCTGGCTGTTTTCGCGCAGGCACGCGGTGTCCCTGCCCGCGCTGTCCGACATCATCGCACTGGCCGCCACGCCCGCCGTGCTGCTGGTGCGGATCGCAAATTTCATCAATGCAGAGCTTTGGGGCCGTCCAACGGATGTACCTTGGGGGGTGATCTTTCCCGGCGTTGCAGCACAGGATTGCCCCGGCATCACCGGTGCTTGCGCGCGCCATCCCAGCCAACTGTATGAGGCGGGGCTGGAAGGGTTGCTGTTGGGGTTGATCCTGCTTGTGCTGGCCTTCCGGTTTGGGGCATTGAAACGCGGTTGGCTGATAACGGGCGTGTTCTTTTTGGGGTACGGTGTGTCGCGCTTTGTGGTGGAATTCGTCCGCCAACCCGATGATTTCTTCCAGACCCCCGACAACCCCCTGGGCTGGCGGCTTGATTTTGGCGAATGGGGTCTGACGATGGGCCAAATTCTGTCGACCCCGATGATCCTTGTGGGACTGGCGCTGGTCTTTGTGGCGCTGCGCAAGCGATGA
- a CDS encoding accessory factor UbiK family protein: MQPNNKFFDDLSQLMTNAMGVAQGAKDEANTAMKSMMDRWLADRDFVTREEFDAVRAMAQKAREENAALEARIAALEGKAG, from the coding sequence ATGCAGCCCAATAACAAATTCTTTGATGACCTCAGCCAGTTGATGACCAATGCGATGGGCGTCGCACAGGGCGCCAAGGACGAGGCGAACACAGCCATGAAATCCATGATGGATCGCTGGCTGGCGGACCGCGACTTTGTCACCCGTGAAGAATTCGACGCGGTACGGGCAATGGCCCAGAAGGCCCGCGAAGAGAACGCCGCGCTCGAGGCGCGGATCGCAGCCCTAGAAGGCAAAGCAGGCTAA
- a CDS encoding M42 family metallopeptidase → MNLTLLKALCEMPGVPGNEHRVRDLIMGEITDLFDHVDTDAMGSLLCRRDATKADAPKVMLLCHMDEIGFLVSHIDKKGYLYLQPVGGFDPRNLFSRRVRVCTDDGDFLGVMNPGGKPIHISSPEDRKKIPQVGEFFVDLGLGEATHDHIKVGDFVVMEEPFIEIGDKIVSKALDNRIACWLGIEAIRALGKKGRGAEVHVVFTTQEEVGLRGARTSSFAVQPDIGIGIDTTLACDTPGIPDKDATTIQGKGFGLHVRDSSFIADRDLVRDIAALAEKHDIPYQRTMLAAGGQDGAAAQQAAAGARAVGIVVGTRYIHTVTEMIHKDDLQAALDILVAYLSEF, encoded by the coding sequence ATGAACCTTACCCTTTTGAAAGCCCTGTGCGAGATGCCCGGCGTGCCGGGCAATGAACACCGGGTGCGCGATCTGATCATGGGTGAGATCACGGACCTTTTTGACCATGTGGACACCGACGCGATGGGGTCATTGCTGTGCCGCCGTGACGCGACCAAGGCTGATGCGCCCAAGGTCATGCTGCTGTGTCACATGGACGAGATCGGCTTTCTCGTCAGCCACATCGACAAAAAGGGCTACCTTTACCTGCAACCGGTCGGCGGCTTTGATCCGCGCAACTTGTTTTCCCGCCGCGTCCGGGTTTGTACCGATGATGGCGACTTTTTGGGGGTGATGAACCCCGGCGGCAAGCCGATCCACATCTCCTCACCCGAGGACCGCAAGAAGATCCCGCAGGTCGGCGAATTCTTTGTCGATCTGGGGCTGGGCGAAGCCACGCATGACCATATCAAGGTCGGCGATTTTGTGGTGATGGAAGAACCCTTTATCGAAATCGGCGACAAGATCGTCAGCAAGGCGCTGGATAACCGTATCGCCTGCTGGCTGGGGATCGAGGCGATCCGCGCGTTGGGCAAAAAGGGACGCGGGGCAGAGGTGCATGTGGTCTTTACCACCCAGGAAGAGGTCGGGTTGCGCGGTGCGCGCACCTCATCCTTTGCGGTGCAGCCCGACATCGGCATCGGCATCGACACCACGTTGGCCTGTGACACGCCCGGCATTCCGGACAAGGATGCGACGACGATCCAGGGCAAAGGTTTTGGCCTGCATGTGCGAGATAGCAGCTTTATCGCGGATCGTGATCTGGTGCGCGACATCGCTGCACTGGCTGAAAAGCATGACATCCCCTATCAGCGCACAATGCTGGCCGCAGGCGGTCAGGATGGCGCGGCGGCGCAGCAAGCCGCGGCAGGCGCGCGCGCCGTGGGGATCGTTGTGGGTACCCGCTATATCCACACGGTGACAGAGATGATCCACAAGGATGATCTGCAAGCCGCGCTCGATATCCTTGTGGCCTATCTGTCAGAGTTCTAA
- a CDS encoding Hint domain-containing protein, with translation MRKYEVAHLTPSSDIIDVTRLAPAMPPFEDAFAAIGRGAIVQTSFGPCAVEDLLPGDKVLTESHGTQTLLWRGTMTIVPGAQNARPEMGTMTRITADALGLGRPAPDLVLGPAARMIHRAPGVRTLTGSDAAFVPVRDFIDQSQIIELKPIAPVHCYQLGFAHHCRINVNGIEIESLHPGAAHTIGLKGEMLSLFLSLFPHMETLQDFGSMLHPRVKLRDLDLFDVA, from the coding sequence ATGCGCAAGTATGAGGTCGCCCATCTGACACCCTCCTCTGACATCATTGACGTCACCCGTCTGGCCCCGGCCATGCCGCCGTTCGAAGATGCCTTTGCCGCGATCGGTCGCGGGGCGATTGTCCAGACCAGTTTCGGCCCCTGCGCGGTCGAGGATTTATTGCCCGGTGACAAGGTCTTAACCGAAAGTCACGGCACCCAAACCCTGCTATGGCGCGGCACGATGACCATTGTGCCCGGTGCCCAGAATGCCCGCCCCGAAATGGGCACGATGACCCGGATCACCGCAGATGCCTTGGGCCTTGGCCGCCCTGCCCCCGATCTTGTGCTGGGCCCGGCAGCCCGGATGATCCATCGCGCGCCCGGTGTGCGGACGTTGACCGGTTCGGATGCGGCCTTTGTGCCGGTGCGCGACTTTATCGACCAATCGCAGATCATCGAACTTAAACCGATTGCGCCGGTCCACTGCTACCAGTTGGGCTTTGCCCATCATTGCCGGATCAACGTCAACGGGATCGAAATTGAAAGCCTGCACCCCGGCGCGGCCCATACGATTGGCCTGAAGGGTGAGATGCTGTCGCTGTTCCTGTCGCTGTTCCCGCACATGGAAACCTTGCAAGACTTCGGGTCGATGCTGCATCCGCGCGTCAAGCTGCGTGATCTGGATTTGTTTGACGTGGCCTAA
- a CDS encoding class I SAM-dependent methyltransferase, with the protein MNALAQKLAAQIAANGPITLADFMAACLFDPTHGYYTTREPFGAGGDFVTAPEISQMFGEMLGLALAQSWLDQGAPAPVTLAELGPGRGTLMADILRATRGVPGFHDAVQVHLVEASPRLRALQADAVPQARFADTLADLPDAPLLLVANEFFDALPIRQFTRAGDGWAETLVGVAEGALHLGRSAAAPRAFLTARLADTAEGDVIEHCPGLPTMIAEIDARIADRGGAALIVDYGDWVSQGDTFQAMRQHKLTDVLADPGQADLTAHVDFSAIAGAVSRSHHSRLTPQGVFLERLGITARAQALAAQMQGAALDEHIAAHRRLTHPGEMGDLFKVMGLWPHGAAPIPGLNA; encoded by the coding sequence ATGAACGCTTTGGCGCAAAAACTGGCGGCACAAATTGCGGCAAATGGCCCGATCACGCTGGCCGATTTCATGGCCGCCTGCCTGTTTGACCCGACCCATGGCTATTATACGACCCGCGAACCTTTTGGCGCGGGCGGCGATTTTGTCACCGCCCCCGAGATCAGCCAGATGTTCGGAGAAATGCTGGGGCTGGCGCTGGCCCAAAGCTGGTTGGATCAGGGCGCACCAGCACCCGTCACCCTTGCAGAGCTGGGGCCGGGACGTGGCACGCTGATGGCCGACATCCTGCGCGCGACGCGGGGAGTGCCCGGCTTTCACGACGCTGTTCAGGTTCATCTGGTCGAGGCATCGCCGCGCCTGCGCGCGCTTCAGGCCGATGCAGTGCCGCAAGCACGCTTTGCAGACACGTTAGCGGATCTGCCGGACGCGCCGCTGTTGCTGGTGGCGAATGAGTTCTTTGATGCGCTGCCGATCCGTCAGTTCACCCGTGCCGGTGACGGGTGGGCCGAAACACTTGTAGGTGTGGCTGAAGGGGCATTGCACCTTGGCCGCTCTGCCGCAGCGCCGCGCGCATTTCTGACGGCACGGCTGGCCGACACTGCAGAGGGTGATGTGATCGAACATTGCCCCGGCTTGCCCACGATGATCGCAGAGATCGACGCGCGCATCGCCGATCGAGGGGGGGCCGCGCTGATCGTCGACTATGGCGATTGGGTCAGCCAAGGCGACACATTTCAAGCGATGCGCCAGCACAAGCTGACGGATGTTCTTGCAGACCCCGGTCAGGCCGATCTGACGGCCCATGTGGATTTTTCGGCGATCGCCGGAGCAGTTTCGCGCAGCCACCATAGCCGCCTGACCCCCCAAGGGGTGTTCCTGGAGCGCCTGGGCATCACCGCGCGGGCGCAGGCCTTGGCCGCACAGATGCAAGGTGCGGCGCTGGATGAGCATATTGCCGCGCATCGCCGCTTGACCCACCCCGGCGAAATGGGTGACCTATTCAAGGTAATGGGCCTGTGGCCACACGGCGCGGCCCCGATCCCGGGATTGAATGCATGA
- a CDS encoding RES family NAD+ phosphorylase — protein sequence MIPFAGQVWRTIFAGADDATRPVASTEGRFHHDGQTAIYTSLTAEGCRVAIKRYVGSNEPPRIIVPLDVRLTKVVDLRGRAELSTVWQDIRATGAPAPTWAYSDAARASDAQGLLYSSRSRPDLTHLVVFSGDPDAVGVAGPALPF from the coding sequence ATGATCCCCTTTGCGGGTCAGGTCTGGCGCACGATTTTTGCCGGGGCCGATGATGCAACCCGCCCCGTGGCTTCGACCGAGGGTCGATTTCATCACGATGGGCAGACGGCGATCTACACGTCCCTGACAGCCGAAGGCTGCCGGGTGGCGATCAAGCGCTATGTCGGGTCCAACGAGCCACCGAGGATCATCGTGCCGCTTGACGTGCGGCTGACCAAAGTCGTTGACCTGCGTGGGCGGGCCGAGCTGTCGACGGTTTGGCAGGACATCCGCGCAACTGGTGCCCCCGCCCCCACCTGGGCCTATTCCGATGCTGCGCGGGCGAGTGACGCGCAGGGGCTGCTATATTCCTCGCGCTCGCGACCTGATTTGACGCATCTTGTGGTTTTTTCCGGCGATCCCGATGCCGTCGGCGTGGCTGGGCCGGCACTTCCATTTTGA
- the pgeF gene encoding peptidoglycan editing factor PgeF, translating to MTLDIITDDSLHGTTHGFFTRVGGASSGVFAGLNCGYGSADQHEIVTINRARVAKALSVPADELAGVHQVHSAEVVHVKSAAEGGAKADALVTATPGVALSVLTADCQPVLFADPQAKVVGAAHAGWKGALDGVLENTIAAMEQLGADRSRINTVIGPSISQRNYEVGPEFLERFLDTDEEAARFFAGGAGDRLHFDLPGYGLWRLRQAGVAQAQWTRHCTYADPDRFYSYRRSVHAKEADYGRLIAAIRL from the coding sequence ATGACGCTGGACATCATCACCGACGACAGCCTGCACGGGACAACGCACGGCTTTTTTACCCGTGTGGGCGGTGCGTCATCGGGTGTGTTTGCGGGGTTGAACTGTGGCTATGGAAGTGCGGATCAGCACGAGATCGTGACGATCAACCGCGCCCGTGTCGCCAAGGCGTTGTCCGTCCCTGCCGATGAATTGGCCGGCGTGCATCAGGTGCATTCCGCCGAGGTTGTTCATGTGAAAAGTGCCGCAGAGGGCGGGGCAAAGGCCGATGCCTTGGTCACTGCCACACCGGGCGTCGCCCTGTCGGTGCTGACCGCAGATTGTCAGCCCGTGCTTTTTGCCGACCCGCAAGCCAAGGTTGTGGGTGCCGCCCACGCGGGGTGGAAAGGTGCGTTGGACGGCGTGCTGGAAAACACCATTGCCGCGATGGAACAATTGGGCGCGGACCGCAGCCGTATCAACACGGTGATCGGGCCAAGCATCAGCCAGCGCAATTATGAGGTTGGGCCGGAATTTCTGGAGCGGTTTCTGGACACCGATGAGGAGGCCGCGCGCTTTTTCGCGGGTGGCGCGGGTGATCGGCTTCACTTTGACTTGCCGGGATATGGGCTTTGGCGGTTGCGACAGGCGGGCGTCGCACAGGCGCAGTGGACGCGACATTGCACCTATGCAGACCCGGACCGGTTCTACAGCTACCGCAGATCGGTTCACGCCAAAGAGGCCGACTATGGCCGCCTGATCGCGGCGATCCGTCTGTGA
- a CDS encoding DUF1194 domain-containing protein — translation MKIKNLLAATSIAVMSATASMAAVIDLGFLMDESGSVRSANYASAMNALADALDANIPVNDPTLTYRIGVISFGSSADTSIPLTTINSQADLDGLVSAVRAEATDFANAGSTNYNSAFNALDAMFGDVSGSQASLINMTTDGNNNSGTPSTAGLRANGWDSLSFEAVGPGVSTGPLSALAFDTNGIGGAPVIANAGLITNPLTDSFVLTVTDYTQYSPAINTKIQRTVAPQVPLPAGMPLMIAGLAAFGVMKRRKKAA, via the coding sequence ATGAAGATAAAGAATCTTTTGGCCGCGACGAGTATCGCGGTTATGTCCGCAACTGCGTCGATGGCTGCCGTGATCGACCTCGGGTTCCTGATGGATGAATCAGGCAGTGTTCGTTCAGCGAATTATGCCTCGGCGATGAATGCGCTGGCAGACGCCCTGGACGCAAATATCCCGGTCAATGATCCAACGTTGACATATCGCATTGGCGTGATCTCTTTTGGTTCGTCCGCGGATACGTCGATCCCGCTGACCACAATCAACAGTCAAGCCGACCTTGACGGGCTGGTGTCGGCGGTGCGTGCTGAGGCAACCGACTTTGCCAACGCTGGCAGCACCAACTACAACTCAGCCTTCAACGCACTGGATGCAATGTTTGGCGATGTGAGCGGATCGCAGGCCAGCCTGATCAACATGACCACGGATGGCAACAACAACTCCGGCACACCAAGCACAGCCGGTTTGCGTGCAAATGGCTGGGACTCGCTGAGCTTTGAGGCCGTCGGCCCGGGCGTCAGCACTGGACCGCTGAGCGCACTTGCGTTTGACACAAATGGCATCGGCGGCGCGCCGGTGATTGCCAATGCGGGTTTGATCACCAACCCGTTGACGGACTCCTTTGTGCTGACCGTCACCGACTACACGCAGTATTCGCCTGCGATCAACACCAAGATCCAGCGGACTGTTGCCCCGCAGGTTCCACTGCCTGCTGGTATGCCACTGATGATTGCCGGTTTGGCAGCATTCGGCGTCATGAAGCGGCGTAAGAAAGCGGCGTAA